The following are from one region of the Aquirufa lenticrescens genome:
- the udk gene encoding uridine kinase encodes MSTIERPFIIGITGGSASGKTLFLSRLMEQFKTDDICLLSQDNYYRPIEDQTKDHNGIENFDLPGAIDDQAFAADIERLRNGEVVSRLEYTFNNTERVPDMLHFHPRKILVVEGIFVFHFPEVAQLLDLKIFIDAQDKIKLKRRIKRDNEERGYDLQDVMYRWKYHVKPTYEEYIRPHKRSCDIVIPNNHHFEKGLDVIVSYLKNQI; translated from the coding sequence ATGTCAACAATCGAACGTCCCTTTATTATCGGTATCACTGGAGGTAGCGCCTCAGGTAAAACCCTCTTCTTAAGCCGATTAATGGAACAGTTCAAAACCGATGACATCTGTCTTTTGTCCCAAGATAATTACTACCGTCCCATTGAAGATCAGACAAAAGATCACAACGGAATCGAAAACTTCGATCTTCCGGGCGCCATCGACGACCAAGCTTTTGCGGCTGATATCGAACGATTACGCAATGGCGAAGTAGTTAGTCGTTTAGAGTATACCTTCAACAACACGGAGAGGGTGCCAGACATGTTGCATTTTCATCCGCGTAAAATCTTGGTGGTAGAGGGGATTTTTGTATTTCACTTTCCGGAGGTGGCACAGCTTTTGGACCTAAAAATATTCATCGACGCCCAAGATAAAATCAAATTAAAGCGCAGAATCAAGCGCGACAATGAAGAGCGTGGTTATGATTTGCAGGATGTGATGTACCGCTGGAAATACCACGTGAAGCCCACTTATGAGGAATACATTCGCCCGCACAAACGCAGCTGTGATATCGTGATCCCGAACAATCACCACTTCGAAAAAGGACTTGATGTAATCGTTTCTTACCTAAAGAATCAGATCTAG
- a CDS encoding translocation/assembly module TamB domain-containing protein translates to MVKYLKIFVKTILYGLLGIFLLIFATILLLRAPVNQTLLANYLTPKVEKAIGYPVKMQGIQVKFFDEVSIKGLEVKDPWGAKMIQIDQLDVNFSITNLFLQPGKPSLDYARLTRPNVHLIFEKKTGKMNIEEFILRLENWITGGVKTVKKGPSSIFTIPEAEVIDGAFSLDDNTVKSEATRRHFDISHFTLAKVYSKVKNFYIKNDTLGLQAIGLRTRDPLTGFDVKSLNTVFMISDHQMRFDQLDLRFNDSRVTRKFVVNYRDMSSMTRWITDVDMQADFNGALVKGEDLGRFVEAMYDYKGMYRLKGALSGTVAKLDLKKFELGFGAKSVLRGDFNFKGLPDVDKTEMDFAMKSSLFYPQDLGPYITKSAAENMVILGPVAFDGLFKGNNSVFRTAGKLKTGLGYVEADVKMNLQDSMAFSRYDGKIKLQKFKLGKLLGLEPVLGTLDAEGNLKGSGFAKKSANIDFDGNVSEIFFNQYLYHKIALKGNFQKQLFKGNVSSKDTNLVATMSGLIDLRGSKPVYQMQGEISHSNLHNIRLLDPQVSLSTDFELDFKGNRFDDLEGRTVFYNSTLRTPSKPDLHVELVTLTSENGPGQKRHYKLTSDLVSAEISGEFTPSLLQSQLGQLADEYALYFQKGADERWGYYATHRHETDTKYKADFTVICHRIDPILARFFPSVQIGENTVFSGNISKGRTLSVSLEAYPDTLAFGGYQFYQSVFSFQSSKFLGAPEVSSSLVFSSRKQQLNFLTPTENFKLDALWDQDRINFGLDFKQQGEENSAHLAGAWAFEEEGLSLKFKDTYFRILGQDWAMDPANKITIQGPEWKADRVLVSNQNQSISLQGSLSNDTTETIKLRANHFQLSTLKPLFATKTTGELNGEIAIQDWYHHTRLDSWLLVDSLRLNKFYIGNLQGVGTYLADEKAMDLNLNLNRLGESVLSLTGSYMPFEEDQKLNVKAELNQTDLQILEPFTEGVFSGLKGSASGNLHIGGLPTKPEITGDIVFSKAGAVFDYLKTSMSVSDTVNFTPRKIYAKNWKVLDAEGNKALVNTTLQFPEGKPFELDILANLDHYKLLNTSREPNSIYYGLGYASGPMRVSGSIDNLVVSADLKSEKGTRLFIPLDREEDATEAEDYSFVSEIEATNVEQAVAAVSTKLQEDGITLDLRLALTPEAYGEVQFDAKKGDVMRMYGSGDIKMNLDKKGAFKMVGDYAIDQGDYTFTLQNLINKKFAIQRGSKISWTGDPLEANVNIKAIYTQYASLFPILLDTTNKGNLPEFKRRYPVDVTISLQDRLLSPSVNFDIGIRDYPKDMTLNGAVTAFTNRIKTDDQELTRQVSNILLFGQLVSPFGGSGLALGNLMGNFTEMLSNQLSNLASKINKDLDISVSLGGGALNQDILSNLQLRASYNFNDRLRITRSGGFTDARNQTSPQVLLGDWALEWFVKPDGSLRLKTYNRNVQTTILGSFNSYQINQTVGASLLYNKGFNTFFWQKKK, encoded by the coding sequence ATGGTCAAATATCTCAAAATCTTCGTCAAAACAATCCTCTACGGATTGCTGGGGATTTTTTTGTTGATTTTTGCCACTATTCTTCTCCTTAGAGCGCCCGTTAACCAGACCTTATTAGCGAATTACTTAACGCCTAAAGTCGAAAAGGCGATTGGCTACCCCGTGAAAATGCAGGGCATTCAGGTTAAGTTTTTTGACGAAGTCAGCATCAAAGGCTTAGAGGTAAAAGACCCTTGGGGCGCTAAAATGATCCAAATCGATCAGCTCGATGTCAATTTTAGCATCACTAATTTATTCTTACAGCCAGGAAAACCAAGTTTGGATTATGCGCGTTTGACGCGGCCTAATGTGCATTTGATCTTTGAGAAGAAGACCGGAAAAATGAACATTGAGGAGTTTATTTTGCGCTTGGAAAACTGGATTACTGGGGGAGTGAAAACGGTTAAAAAAGGGCCTTCTTCTATTTTTACGATACCGGAAGCGGAGGTTATTGATGGTGCTTTTTCGCTGGATGATAATACGGTGAAGAGCGAGGCCACTCGCCGTCATTTCGATATTTCTCACTTTACATTAGCGAAGGTTTATTCCAAAGTCAAGAATTTTTACATTAAAAACGATACGCTTGGGCTTCAGGCTATTGGTTTGCGTACGAGGGATCCTTTGACAGGTTTTGACGTGAAAAGTCTAAATACGGTGTTTATGATTTCGGATCACCAAATGCGTTTTGATCAATTGGATTTACGCTTTAACGATTCGCGCGTCACACGGAAATTTGTCGTGAATTACCGCGATATGAGCTCGATGACGCGTTGGATTACGGACGTAGATATGCAAGCGGATTTCAATGGAGCGCTAGTGAAAGGGGAGGATTTAGGGCGCTTTGTGGAAGCGATGTATGACTACAAAGGGATGTATCGTTTGAAGGGTGCGCTGAGTGGAACAGTGGCGAAACTGGATTTAAAAAAGTTTGAATTAGGTTTCGGTGCAAAGAGTGTTTTAAGAGGGGATTTTAATTTCAAAGGTTTGCCAGATGTGGACAAAACGGAGATGGATTTTGCAATGAAATCGTCCTTGTTTTACCCGCAAGATTTAGGTCCATATATCACAAAGTCAGCCGCTGAAAATATGGTTATTCTAGGCCCTGTGGCCTTTGATGGTCTCTTTAAAGGGAATAATAGCGTTTTTAGAACGGCTGGAAAATTGAAAACGGGTTTAGGTTATGTGGAGGCGGATGTGAAAATGAATTTGCAAGATTCGATGGCCTTTTCGCGCTATGATGGAAAGATCAAATTGCAGAAATTTAAGCTGGGTAAACTACTAGGTTTGGAACCTGTGTTAGGGACTTTAGACGCCGAAGGAAATTTGAAGGGAAGTGGCTTTGCGAAGAAATCGGCCAATATTGATTTTGATGGCAACGTTTCAGAGATCTTTTTTAATCAATACCTCTACCATAAAATTGCCTTGAAAGGAAACTTTCAGAAGCAATTATTTAAGGGTAATGTAAGCTCGAAAGACACCAATTTAGTCGCAACGATGTCAGGTTTAATCGATTTACGCGGGTCGAAACCAGTGTATCAAATGCAGGGGGAGATTAGCCATTCAAACCTACATAACATTCGTTTATTGGACCCTCAGGTAAGTCTATCGACAGATTTTGAATTAGACTTTAAGGGTAATCGTTTTGATGATTTGGAAGGACGTACGGTATTTTACAATTCTACTTTACGAACACCTAGTAAACCAGATTTACACGTGGAGTTAGTGACGCTAACTTCTGAAAATGGACCAGGCCAAAAACGCCATTACAAATTGACCTCAGACCTAGTTTCGGCAGAGATTAGTGGCGAGTTTACCCCTAGTTTATTGCAATCGCAATTAGGCCAATTAGCGGATGAATATGCGCTTTACTTCCAAAAAGGAGCTGATGAACGCTGGGGTTATTATGCCACCCATCGCCACGAAACAGATACCAAATACAAGGCGGACTTTACGGTCATTTGTCATCGGATTGATCCCATTTTAGCGCGCTTTTTCCCCTCCGTTCAGATTGGTGAAAACACGGTTTTCTCGGGAAATATCTCGAAAGGAAGAACGCTTTCAGTGAGTTTGGAAGCCTATCCAGACACCTTGGCTTTTGGCGGATATCAATTTTATCAGTCGGTATTTTCTTTCCAAAGTTCGAAATTCCTAGGCGCTCCTGAAGTTTCCTCTAGTCTGGTTTTCTCTTCTAGAAAACAGCAATTAAACTTCTTGACGCCTACAGAGAATTTTAAATTGGATGCGCTTTGGGATCAAGATCGCATCAACTTTGGCCTTGATTTTAAACAGCAAGGTGAGGAGAATTCAGCTCATTTAGCGGGGGCTTGGGCTTTCGAAGAAGAGGGTTTGTCTCTGAAATTTAAGGATACCTATTTCCGCATTTTAGGCCAAGACTGGGCGATGGATCCAGCCAATAAAATCACGATTCAAGGGCCGGAATGGAAGGCGGATCGGGTCTTAGTTTCGAACCAAAATCAATCTATTTCGTTGCAAGGTAGCCTTTCGAATGACACAACGGAGACCATTAAATTGCGGGCGAATCACTTCCAATTATCTACCTTGAAACCCCTGTTTGCCACGAAGACGACGGGTGAATTGAATGGAGAAATTGCAATTCAAGATTGGTACCACCATACCCGTTTGGACTCCTGGTTATTAGTGGATTCGTTGCGGTTGAACAAGTTTTATATTGGGAATTTGCAGGGGGTAGGCACCTATTTAGCGGACGAAAAAGCGATGGATTTAAATTTAAACTTAAACCGTTTAGGGGAATCCGTTTTGTCTTTGACTGGGTCCTATATGCCTTTTGAGGAGGACCAAAAATTGAATGTGAAAGCTGAATTGAATCAAACAGATTTACAGATTTTAGAACCCTTTACGGAAGGGGTTTTTTCTGGTTTGAAAGGTTCTGCATCGGGTAATTTGCACATCGGAGGCTTGCCTACGAAGCCGGAGATAACGGGAGATATCGTATTCTCGAAGGCGGGTGCGGTATTTGATTATTTGAAAACATCGATGTCTGTATCGGATACGGTAAACTTTACGCCACGTAAGATTTATGCCAAAAACTGGAAAGTACTTGATGCAGAAGGAAATAAAGCATTAGTCAATACCACGCTGCAGTTTCCAGAGGGTAAGCCCTTTGAGCTGGACATCCTAGCAAACTTAGATCATTATAAATTATTGAATACGAGTCGGGAGCCGAATTCGATTTATTACGGGTTAGGCTATGCCTCAGGTCCGATGCGGGTATCTGGATCGATTGATAATTTAGTCGTTTCGGCTGATTTAAAATCGGAGAAAGGGACACGCTTATTCATTCCCTTAGATAGGGAAGAGGATGCGACAGAAGCGGAGGATTATAGTTTTGTTAGTGAAATTGAGGCGACTAATGTGGAGCAAGCAGTTGCGGCCGTTTCAACAAAACTGCAGGAGGATGGGATTACGCTCGACCTTCGTTTAGCCTTGACCCCTGAGGCCTATGGAGAGGTTCAGTTTGATGCGAAGAAAGGGGATGTGATGCGGATGTATGGTTCAGGTGACATCAAGATGAATTTGGACAAAAAAGGGGCCTTTAAAATGGTGGGTGATTATGCCATCGATCAGGGGGATTATACCTTTACGCTTCAAAATTTGATTAATAAAAAGTTCGCGATTCAACGAGGTTCTAAGATCTCATGGACCGGTGATCCACTTGAAGCAAACGTGAATATCAAGGCAATTTATACGCAATATGCGTCCTTATTCCCCATCTTATTAGATACGACTAATAAGGGTAATTTGCCGGAATTTAAGCGCCGTTATCCAGTCGATGTGACGATTAGTTTACAGGATCGCTTGTTATCACCAAGCGTGAATTTTGATATTGGTATCCGGGATTATCCAAAGGATATGACCTTGAACGGCGCAGTGACTGCCTTTACGAATCGGATCAAAACCGATGACCAGGAGTTAACGCGTCAGGTAAGTAATATCTTGTTGTTTGGCCAGTTAGTTTCTCCATTCGGTGGTAGTGGTTTAGCCCTAGGAAATTTGATGGGTAATTTCACGGAGATGCTCTCGAACCAGTTGAGTAATTTGGCCTCTAAAATCAACAAGGATTTAGATATTTCAGTATCTCTGGGTGGGGGAGCCTTGAATCAAGACATCTTGTCCAATCTACAATTACGGGCCTCTTATAACTTTAATGATCGCTTGCGCATTACGAGAAGTGGTGGATTTACCGATGCTAGAAACCAAACGAGTCCGCAGGTATTACTTGGCGATTGGGCCTTGGAATGGTTTGTGAAGCCAGATGGAAGTTTACGTTTGAAGACCTATAATCGGAACGTGCAGACGACGATCTTAGGTTCCTTTAACTCCTATCAGATTAACCAAACAGTGGGCGCCAGCTTACTCTATAATAAGGGTTTCAATACCTTCTTTTGGCAAAAGAAGAAATAA
- the nadB gene encoding L-aspartate oxidase — MPTYDFIVIGSGIAGLSYTVKVADYFQERQIPIKIALITKTVAEETNTKYAQGGIATVWDTADSFEKHIDDTMVAGDFVSDRKVVEIVVKEAPERLKELIAYGTDFDRQADGSFDLVKEGGHSDKRILHHKDSTGNEIERALLAKVKSYDCVDFFTHYFAVDLITQHHLGEKVTKDTPGKKCFGVYVLNLKTNKIETFLGKTTLLATGGIGQVYQSTTNPTIATGDGIAMAYRAKAFVQGMEFIQFHPTALYNPGKKPSFLISEAVRGHGGILKNQDGSTFMEKYDSRLSLAPRDIVARAIDSEMKKNGTDHVFLDTRHIPKEEILQHFPMIYNHCLKVLGIDMSQEMIPVVPAQHYLCGGIIVNEYSQTNIENLYAAGECSFTGLHGANRLASNSLLEAIVYAHRAFEKSVSEYGTQILPEGIPSWNDDGTRHPEEMVLVTEMTRELESIMSNYVGIVRTDRRLKRAYDRLELIYLEHEELYRQSKITVPLCELRNMINVAYLIIKHARAQRENKGLHYNLDLIL; from the coding sequence ATGCCTACATACGACTTTATTGTCATCGGTTCTGGAATTGCTGGTTTATCCTATACGGTAAAGGTAGCGGACTATTTTCAGGAACGTCAAATTCCCATCAAAATTGCCTTGATTACGAAGACCGTGGCCGAAGAAACGAACACGAAATACGCGCAAGGAGGGATTGCAACGGTTTGGGATACAGCGGATTCCTTTGAAAAACATATCGATGATACGATGGTGGCCGGCGACTTTGTGAGTGATCGCAAGGTGGTGGAAATTGTAGTGAAAGAGGCGCCTGAGCGTTTGAAAGAATTGATTGCCTACGGAACAGATTTCGATCGCCAGGCTGATGGGTCTTTTGATTTAGTAAAAGAGGGAGGCCACTCGGATAAGCGCATTTTGCACCACAAAGATTCCACGGGAAATGAGATTGAACGGGCTTTATTAGCCAAAGTCAAATCGTATGACTGCGTGGATTTCTTCACCCATTACTTTGCCGTTGACTTAATTACCCAACACCATTTAGGGGAGAAAGTGACAAAAGATACTCCGGGTAAGAAGTGTTTTGGGGTCTATGTTTTGAATCTCAAGACAAATAAAATCGAAACCTTTTTAGGGAAAACCACTTTGTTAGCGACGGGTGGAATCGGTCAAGTCTATCAATCGACGACCAATCCGACGATTGCGACAGGGGACGGAATCGCCATGGCTTATCGCGCCAAAGCCTTTGTTCAAGGAATGGAATTCATTCAATTTCACCCGACGGCCTTATATAATCCAGGAAAGAAACCTTCTTTTTTAATTTCCGAAGCCGTTCGTGGCCACGGAGGTATTTTGAAGAATCAAGACGGTTCTACTTTTATGGAAAAGTACGATTCGCGTCTTTCGTTAGCTCCTCGTGATATTGTGGCGCGGGCGATTGACTCGGAGATGAAAAAGAATGGAACGGACCACGTTTTCTTAGATACGCGTCACATTCCTAAAGAGGAGATTCTACAGCATTTTCCGATGATCTATAACCATTGCCTGAAGGTGTTGGGGATTGATATGTCGCAAGAAATGATTCCGGTTGTTCCCGCACAGCACTATTTATGTGGCGGAATTATCGTGAATGAATATAGCCAAACGAACATTGAAAATCTCTATGCAGCCGGAGAATGTTCGTTTACGGGCTTGCATGGGGCGAATCGTTTGGCCTCTAATTCCCTATTAGAAGCGATCGTTTATGCGCACCGCGCTTTCGAGAAATCGGTATCCGAATATGGAACTCAAATTTTGCCGGAGGGCATTCCATCGTGGAATGATGACGGAACGCGTCATCCGGAAGAAATGGTCTTAGTAACCGAAATGACTCGTGAGTTAGAGTCGATTATGTCGAATTACGTGGGGATTGTTCGGACGGATCGCCGTTTGAAAAGAGCCTATGATCGTTTGGAATTGATCTATTTAGAGCACGAAGAATTGTACCGTCAATCGAAAATTACGGTGCCTTTATGCGAATTAAGAAATATGATAAATGTGGCCTATTTGATCATCAAACACGCAAGGGCCCAACGGGAAAACAAAGGTTTACACTATAACCTAGATCTGATTCTTTAG
- a CDS encoding methyltransferase domain-containing protein, translating into MKEFYDFGQWQKEDRIASIGCGYGWWEVSLCLHYPAQHLTLVDPLVEQEDIQDSIDYFTEKTGLVWQTEVALNPESLQKLDQIWVFNAWHEFEDRTAMLAKIKSALNENGIVIIEEEISKTERLQHDGCGKDLFFEQEIIDEFEQAELQHVSTQVKDEVAIYLKFRK; encoded by the coding sequence ATGAAAGAATTCTACGATTTTGGGCAATGGCAAAAAGAAGATCGCATCGCATCAATTGGCTGCGGATATGGCTGGTGGGAAGTAAGCCTATGCTTGCATTATCCTGCACAACACCTAACGCTGGTGGATCCACTCGTAGAGCAGGAGGATATCCAAGACAGTATTGACTATTTCACGGAGAAAACGGGTTTAGTTTGGCAGACGGAGGTCGCATTGAATCCAGAAAGTTTGCAAAAACTGGATCAAATTTGGGTATTTAATGCTTGGCACGAATTCGAAGATCGCACAGCAATGCTAGCGAAAATCAAAAGTGCCTTAAACGAAAATGGCATTGTCATCATCGAAGAAGAGATATCTAAAACAGAGCGATTACAGCACGATGGATGCGGGAAAGACCTCTTTTTTGAACAAGAAATCATCGACGAATTCGAGCAAGCGGAACTACAGCATGTTTCGACGCAGGTCAAAGATGAGGTAGCCATTTACCTCAAATTCCGAAAATGA